A stretch of Vespa velutina chromosome 8, iVesVel2.1, whole genome shotgun sequence DNA encodes these proteins:
- the LOC124951063 gene encoding rho guanine nucleotide exchange factor 28 isoform X1, translated as MEKRQEVLAPFSSDECPNSGEDSEEDVITDYLGSSHSDCDRVPTINGDLGGLSLHGNIVTETGYTEDNTNKTITMSGGNSEQQQQHPLLTLGTNIQTQPNPLVPIISVTPHSPGFAKNYPVLEDNLQHLHEIHDWIQRMRDLTMNTLGNNNRMPHDVPQRLTSSCPSLCPLILIEGGHRSNNHEAGSDPDLLVNCSTNSSPTHFPSMNSHAQPVQGIDRRRSWTDLEDTRRGRRRYSGQNHLQAQNMRQRSISLSSLDSEMELELDGKSCSGPVGVGNRACRSQASTHSLNEADLVQSEYQKIVLKRNSQRLGESSSLMPGLTGARLPLQKSISTPSIVTPPIHTHLTESGTRTTPSLAAETAYDDQHSEKTRRKRGSIFFRKKKDKSGKKNSQQQHTWTTMTTGAQGNHQCDVCMKQSTSKPILHCENCGLSVHQSQGCKDHLVSECTKSKHQSVKAVIKSTSSISSVTSNNSVKRGSTASLPLPTSSGSGREINSKKTVTSYSPWRRVATKLGVNQTINEEKDTDGSGSHRDASSGWEEFDFGDEAHQFTVGDLEGLDPELGLGKEEPDSWSTAIGRHVASRLVDHCEREVKRQEHIYEFVLTEKHHCLVLLAMERIFVEGLRRHFRLGQPNLERMFPRLRDLIEIHLRFLQKLRKRQNANSVVPTIADILVEQFSGENAQRMKSAYGEFCSRHREAVETYKYYLHHDTRFERFVRHCQTNPLLKKKGIPECILFVTQRLTKYPLLVEPLIKTGIMQDEGESLRKALGLVKEILADVDACVADKEREDRKLEIYNKIDAKSFATYRGAKFKKSDIMAFNRILKFEGTAYLMQGRGKTTAIVVVVLSDILFFLVERDQKYAFLVPDNKAASVVSLQKLLVREKAGQESRGIYLISSNPAEPEMFELKVQKPKDKQFWIQAIRSAVEACPQEPENDTDVLMDGNSNNELRDTRSSSISMLSVEERQKMIKAKESHIFRIVGELRKKDAEQALLFEEKINLQVRLLRASNIWNENDSDHEKTDKVEKEIRDYTRLVQMEATDTTQLWQEVVVAVQEATRLASSLSFSTGGATLSRSLSSAGERHSEAYVPPALCVPRRAETFAGFDNNKERYPVRESAAMNVGSSLPKVGEFSKESPEDKESSELDANKDQQWTAIRLSHHVYTLLCIISNQMTTIDSLQAQLAACKEGSMGKSSNNRPNPNRQLEELRNLQDQLSREKAAFRAASQQEKNQLEEERAELARQREQLAAEQRDVTQQRDQLYRRLEALERQGLKAGSTTGPTTIHLSHVTQATEIVQPRKSQADAKRIPMNLISATNQQKVQSNVPVKQQLPLKLASGSNNNSRSGSTASHYSPDRHTRTGSSPAIVTGSTFSSPELGNSHGNSGTTSQIHSSNRSLRNTRSPPESYQQQHQRAEQQQPLEEEVIFF; from the exons atggAGAAACGGCAGGAGGTACTAGCTCCATTTTCGTCTG atgAATGTCCCAATAGCGGAGAGGATAGCGAAGAGGATGTAATAACGGACTATCTTGGCTCATCGCATTCCGACTGTGACCGTGTGCCTACTATTAATGGAGATCTTGGTGGCCTGAGTCTACATGGAAATATAGTCACAGAAACTGGTTATACCGAAGATAATACCAATAAAACAATCACCATGTCTGGAGGGAATTCtgagcagcaacagcaacatcCGTTGCTTACACTTGGTACTAATATTCAAACTCAGCCTAATCCTCTTGTACCCATTATTAGTGTCACACCTCATTCTCCTGGTTTTGCTAAGAACTATCCTGTATTag aggACAATCTGCAGCATTTGCATGAAATTCATGACTGGATTCAACGTATGAGAGATTTGACGATGAATACTTTGGGAAACAATAATCGTATGCCCCACGATGTACCTCAGAGACTGACCTCTTCGTGTCCTTCCTTATGTCCATTGATACTTATAGAGGGTGGACATCGTTCCAATAATCATGAAGCAGGATCTGATCCAGATCTCCTTGTTAACTGTTCAACCAATAGCTCTCCGACACATTTTCCATCTATGAACTCTCATGCACAACCTGTACAGGGCATAGACAGAAGACGAAGTTGGACAGATTTGGAAGATACTAGACGTGGCCGACGCAGATATTCCGGGCAAAATCATCTGCAAGCACAAAATAtg cGACAACGCAGCATTAGTTTAAGTAGTCTGGACAGTGAAATGGAACTAGAACTAGATGGAAAATCTTGTAGTGGACCTGTAGGGGTAGGTAATCGAGCATGCAGATCACAAGCAAGTACTCATTCCTTAAATGAGGCAGACCTTGTGCAG AGTGAATATCAGAAGATtgtcttaaaaagaaatagtcaAAGATTAGGTGAAAGTAGCAGTTTGATGCCAGGTTTAACTGGTGCACGTTTACCTCTCCAGAAATCTATTTCGACCCCTTCCATCGTTACACCGCCAATTCATACGCATCTCACTGAGTCCGGAACACGAACAACACCTTCTCTTGCAGC agAAACTGCATATGATGATCAACATTCTGAGAAGACCAGAAGAAAGCGTGGCTCTATTTTCTTCCGTAAGAAAAAG gaTAAAAGTGGGAAGAAAAATAGTCAACAGCAACATACATGGACCACAATGACAACTGGAGCACAGGGAAATCATCAATGTGATGTTTGCATGAAGCAATCAACGAGTAAACCAATTCTTCATTGTGAAA aTTGCGGATTATCGGTACATCAAAGTCAAGGATGCAAGGATCATTTGGTATCAGAATGTACCAAGTCTAAGCATCAGTCTGTAAAAGCTGTTATAAAATCAACATCAAGTATTTCTTCGGTTACAAGTAACAATAGCGTGAAAAGAGGTTCGACGGCATCGTTACCATTACCAACATCATCTGGAAGTGGAAG GGAAATTAACAGCAAGAAAACAGTGACAAGCTACAGCCCTTGGCGGCGAGTTGCCACCAAGCTCGGAGTCAA TCAAACAATTAATGAGGAAAAGGATACAGATGGTAGTGGTTCACATCGGGATGCTTCCAG tgGTTGGGAAGAATTCGATTTTGGAGATGAAGCGCATCAGTTTACTGTAGGTGATCTTGAAGGCTTAGATCCTGAACTGGGCTTAGGAAAGGAAGAACCTGATTCATGGAGTACAGCCATTGGAAGACACGTAGCATCACGTCTCGTAGATCATTGTGAACGCGAAGTGAAGAGGCAAGagcatatatatgaatttgtgTTAACAGAGAAACATCATTGCTTAGTATTGTTAGCCATGGAAAGGATCTTCGTGGAAGGTTTACGACGTCATTTCCGTTTGGGACAACCAAATCTAGAACGAATGTTTCCAAGATTACGTGATCTCATCGAAATTCATTTAAGATTTCTACAGAAATTACGTAAACGTCAAAATGCAAATTCTGTTGTTCCTACTATCGCCGACATACTCGTCGAACAATTCTCAGGTGAAAATGCGCAACGTATGAAAAGTGCATATGGAGAATTTTGTAGTCGTCATAGAGAAGCCGTTGAAacttataagtattatttgcATCATGATACTCGATTTGAACGTTTTGTACGTCACTGTCAG ACAAATCCTTTGTTGAAGAAGAAGGGTATTCCAGAATGTATATTGTTCGTTACACAACGTTTAACAAAATATCCATTACTAGTCGAACCACTTATTAAAACCGGTATTATGCAAGATGAAGGAGAGAGCTTGAGAAAAGCTTTGGGACTagtgaaagaaattttagCTGATGTAGATGCGTGCGTGgcagataaagaaagagaagatagaaaattagAGATTTATAATAA GATTGACGCGAAATCGTTTGCCACGTACCGTGGTGCCAAGTTCAAAAAATCGGATATAATGGcatttaatagaattttaaaatTCGAAGGCACGGCATATTTAATGCAAGGTCGTGGAAAAACGACTGCCATCGTCGTAGTAGTACTTTCcgatatattattcttcttagTTGAAAGAGATCAAAAATATGCTTTCTTAGTTCCGGACAATAAAGCTGCTAGTGTGGTAtcgttacaaaaattattggtACGAGAAAAAGCTGGCCAAGAATCTAGGGGTATATACTTGATAAGTAGCAATCCGGCGGAACCTGAAATGTTTGAGTTGAAAGTTCAAAAGCCTAAGGACAAACAATTCTGGATTCAAGCAATACGTTCGGCAGTTGAGGCTTGTCCTCAAGAACCTGAAAATGACACGGACGTTCTCATGGATggcaatagtaataatgaattaagGGATACACGTTCTTCCTCCATATCGATGCTTTCCGTCGAAGAAAGgcaaaaaatgattaaagcTAAGGAATCGCACATATTTAGAATTGTCG GTGAATTACGAAAGAAGGACGCGGAACAGGCGTTGctgttcgaagaaaaaattaatttacaagtACGACTTCTACGTGCATCTAATATTTGGAATGAAAATGATAGTGATCATGAAAAAACGGAtaaagtggaaaaagaaattcgcgATTATACACGTCTTGTTCAGATGGAGGCGACGGATACCACACAACTATGGCAAGAg GTTGTCGTCGCTGTACAGGAAGCCACACGATTGGCCAGTTCATTGTCATTTAGCACTGGTGGTGCAACACTTTCTAGAAGTTTAAGTTCAGCGGGCGAACGCCATAGCGAAGCTTACGTTCCACCAGCTCTTTGCGTTCCTAGACGAGCAGAAACATTTGCTggtttcgataataacaaa GAAAGATATCCTGTACGTGAATCAGCGGCGATGAATGTAGGATCATCTCTCCCAAAAGTTGGtgaattttcgaaagaaagtcCCGAGGATAAAGAAAGTTCAGAATTGGACGCGAACAAAGATCAACAATGGACTGCGATACGTTTATCTCATCACGTTTATACTTTGCTTTGTATAATCAGTAATCAAATGACGACAATCGATAGTCTACAAGCGCAATTAGCTGCATGCAAGGAGGGAAGTATGGGAAAATCATCGAATAACAGGCCGAATCCAAATCGTCAATTGGAGGAGTTGAGAAATTTGCAGGATCAGCTTAGCAGGGAAAAGGCAGCGTTTCGTGCTGCTTCTcagcaagaaaaaaatcaattggaAGAGGAACGTGCAGAATTGGCAAGGCAGAGAGAACAATTGGCTGCAGAACAAAGGGACGTTACTCAACAGCGAGATCAATTGTATCGTCGATTGGAGGCGTTGGAACGTCAAGGTTTAAAGGCAGGCTCTACTACGGGTCCAACGACAATTCATTTGTCACACGTGACACAGGCTACAGAAATTGTACAACCACGGAAGTCTCAAGCAGACGCTAAGAGAATACCTATGAATTTAATCAGCGCTACCAATCAACAGAAAGTACAAAGTAATGTTCCTGTGAAGCAACAACTCCCATTGAAGCTCGCAAGTGGaagtaataacaatagcaG GAGCGGAAGTACTGCGAGCCACTATAGTCCGGATCGGCATACTAGAACAGGAAGTAGCCCTGCTATCGTAACCGGATCTACGTTCTCTTCTCCTGAACTCGGCAATAGTCATGGTAATAGTGGCACCACGAGTCAAATACATTCCTCTAATCGATCTCTTCGAAACACACGATCTCCTCCTGAATCGtatcaacaacaacatcaacgAGCGGAACAGCAACAACCTttggaggaggaggtgatCTTTTTCTGA
- the LOC124951063 gene encoding rho guanine nucleotide exchange factor 28 isoform X7 has translation MSGGNSEQQQQHPLLTLGTNIQTQPNPLVPIISVTPHSPGFAKNYPVLEDNLQHLHEIHDWIQRMRDLTMNTLGNNNRMPHDVPQRLTSSCPSLCPLILIEGGHRSNNHEAGSDPDLLVNCSTNSSPTHFPSMNSHAQPVQGIDRRRSWTDLEDTRRGRRRYSGQNHLQAQNMRQRSISLSSLDSEMELELDGKSCSGPVGVGNRACRSQASTHSLNEADLVQSEYQKIVLKRNSQRLGESSSLMPGLTGARLPLQKSISTPSIVTPPIHTHLTESGTRTTPSLAAETAYDDQHSEKTRRKRGSIFFRKKKDKSGKKNSQQQHTWTTMTTGAQGNHQCDVCMKQSTSKPILHCENCGLSVHQSQGCKDHLVSECTKSKHQSVKAVIKSTSSISSVTSNNSVKRGSTASLPLPTSSGSGREINSKKTVTSYSPWRRVATKLGVNQTINEEKDTDGSGSHRDASSGWEEFDFGDEAHQFTVGDLEGLDPELGLGKEEPDSWSTAIGRHVASRLVDHCEREVKRQEHIYEFVLTEKHHCLVLLAMERIFVEGLRRHFRLGQPNLERMFPRLRDLIEIHLRFLQKLRKRQNANSVVPTIADILVEQFSGENAQRMKSAYGEFCSRHREAVETYKYYLHHDTRFERFVRHCQTNPLLKKKGIPECILFVTQRLTKYPLLVEPLIKTGIMQDEGESLRKALGLVKEILADVDACVADKEREDRKLEIYNKIDAKSFATYRGAKFKKSDIMAFNRILKFEGTAYLMQGRGKTTAIVVVVLSDILFFLVERDQKYAFLVPDNKAASVVSLQKLLVREKAGQESRGIYLISSNPAEPEMFELKVQKPKDKQFWIQAIRSAVEACPQEPENDTDVLMDGNSNNELRDTRSSSISMLSVEERQKMIKAKESHIFRIVGELRKKDAEQALLFEEKINLQVRLLRASNIWNENDSDHEKTDKVEKEIRDYTRLVQMEATDTTQLWQEVVVAVQEATRLASSLSFSTGGATLSRSLSSAGERHSEAYVPPALCVPRRAETFAGFDNNKERYPVRESAAMNVGSSLPKVGEFSKESPEDKESSELDANKDQQWTAIRLSHHVYTLLCIISNQMTTIDSLQAQLAACKEGSMGKSSNNRPNPNRQLEELRNLQDQLSREKAAFRAASQQEKNQLEEERAELARQREQLAAEQRDVTQQRDQLYRRLEALERQGLKAGSTTGPTTIHLSHVTQATEIVQPRKSQADAKRIPMNLISATNQQKVQSNVPVKQQLPLKLASGSNNNSRSGSTASHYSPDRHTRTGSSPAIVTGSTFSSPELGNSHGNSGTTSQIHSSNRSLRNTRSPPESYQQQHQRAEQQQPLEEEVIFF, from the exons ATGTCTGGAGGGAATTCtgagcagcaacagcaacatcCGTTGCTTACACTTGGTACTAATATTCAAACTCAGCCTAATCCTCTTGTACCCATTATTAGTGTCACACCTCATTCTCCTGGTTTTGCTAAGAACTATCCTGTATTag aggACAATCTGCAGCATTTGCATGAAATTCATGACTGGATTCAACGTATGAGAGATTTGACGATGAATACTTTGGGAAACAATAATCGTATGCCCCACGATGTACCTCAGAGACTGACCTCTTCGTGTCCTTCCTTATGTCCATTGATACTTATAGAGGGTGGACATCGTTCCAATAATCATGAAGCAGGATCTGATCCAGATCTCCTTGTTAACTGTTCAACCAATAGCTCTCCGACACATTTTCCATCTATGAACTCTCATGCACAACCTGTACAGGGCATAGACAGAAGACGAAGTTGGACAGATTTGGAAGATACTAGACGTGGCCGACGCAGATATTCCGGGCAAAATCATCTGCAAGCACAAAATAtg cGACAACGCAGCATTAGTTTAAGTAGTCTGGACAGTGAAATGGAACTAGAACTAGATGGAAAATCTTGTAGTGGACCTGTAGGGGTAGGTAATCGAGCATGCAGATCACAAGCAAGTACTCATTCCTTAAATGAGGCAGACCTTGTGCAG AGTGAATATCAGAAGATtgtcttaaaaagaaatagtcaAAGATTAGGTGAAAGTAGCAGTTTGATGCCAGGTTTAACTGGTGCACGTTTACCTCTCCAGAAATCTATTTCGACCCCTTCCATCGTTACACCGCCAATTCATACGCATCTCACTGAGTCCGGAACACGAACAACACCTTCTCTTGCAGC agAAACTGCATATGATGATCAACATTCTGAGAAGACCAGAAGAAAGCGTGGCTCTATTTTCTTCCGTAAGAAAAAG gaTAAAAGTGGGAAGAAAAATAGTCAACAGCAACATACATGGACCACAATGACAACTGGAGCACAGGGAAATCATCAATGTGATGTTTGCATGAAGCAATCAACGAGTAAACCAATTCTTCATTGTGAAA aTTGCGGATTATCGGTACATCAAAGTCAAGGATGCAAGGATCATTTGGTATCAGAATGTACCAAGTCTAAGCATCAGTCTGTAAAAGCTGTTATAAAATCAACATCAAGTATTTCTTCGGTTACAAGTAACAATAGCGTGAAAAGAGGTTCGACGGCATCGTTACCATTACCAACATCATCTGGAAGTGGAAG GGAAATTAACAGCAAGAAAACAGTGACAAGCTACAGCCCTTGGCGGCGAGTTGCCACCAAGCTCGGAGTCAA TCAAACAATTAATGAGGAAAAGGATACAGATGGTAGTGGTTCACATCGGGATGCTTCCAG tgGTTGGGAAGAATTCGATTTTGGAGATGAAGCGCATCAGTTTACTGTAGGTGATCTTGAAGGCTTAGATCCTGAACTGGGCTTAGGAAAGGAAGAACCTGATTCATGGAGTACAGCCATTGGAAGACACGTAGCATCACGTCTCGTAGATCATTGTGAACGCGAAGTGAAGAGGCAAGagcatatatatgaatttgtgTTAACAGAGAAACATCATTGCTTAGTATTGTTAGCCATGGAAAGGATCTTCGTGGAAGGTTTACGACGTCATTTCCGTTTGGGACAACCAAATCTAGAACGAATGTTTCCAAGATTACGTGATCTCATCGAAATTCATTTAAGATTTCTACAGAAATTACGTAAACGTCAAAATGCAAATTCTGTTGTTCCTACTATCGCCGACATACTCGTCGAACAATTCTCAGGTGAAAATGCGCAACGTATGAAAAGTGCATATGGAGAATTTTGTAGTCGTCATAGAGAAGCCGTTGAAacttataagtattatttgcATCATGATACTCGATTTGAACGTTTTGTACGTCACTGTCAG ACAAATCCTTTGTTGAAGAAGAAGGGTATTCCAGAATGTATATTGTTCGTTACACAACGTTTAACAAAATATCCATTACTAGTCGAACCACTTATTAAAACCGGTATTATGCAAGATGAAGGAGAGAGCTTGAGAAAAGCTTTGGGACTagtgaaagaaattttagCTGATGTAGATGCGTGCGTGgcagataaagaaagagaagatagaaaattagAGATTTATAATAA GATTGACGCGAAATCGTTTGCCACGTACCGTGGTGCCAAGTTCAAAAAATCGGATATAATGGcatttaatagaattttaaaatTCGAAGGCACGGCATATTTAATGCAAGGTCGTGGAAAAACGACTGCCATCGTCGTAGTAGTACTTTCcgatatattattcttcttagTTGAAAGAGATCAAAAATATGCTTTCTTAGTTCCGGACAATAAAGCTGCTAGTGTGGTAtcgttacaaaaattattggtACGAGAAAAAGCTGGCCAAGAATCTAGGGGTATATACTTGATAAGTAGCAATCCGGCGGAACCTGAAATGTTTGAGTTGAAAGTTCAAAAGCCTAAGGACAAACAATTCTGGATTCAAGCAATACGTTCGGCAGTTGAGGCTTGTCCTCAAGAACCTGAAAATGACACGGACGTTCTCATGGATggcaatagtaataatgaattaagGGATACACGTTCTTCCTCCATATCGATGCTTTCCGTCGAAGAAAGgcaaaaaatgattaaagcTAAGGAATCGCACATATTTAGAATTGTCG GTGAATTACGAAAGAAGGACGCGGAACAGGCGTTGctgttcgaagaaaaaattaatttacaagtACGACTTCTACGTGCATCTAATATTTGGAATGAAAATGATAGTGATCATGAAAAAACGGAtaaagtggaaaaagaaattcgcgATTATACACGTCTTGTTCAGATGGAGGCGACGGATACCACACAACTATGGCAAGAg GTTGTCGTCGCTGTACAGGAAGCCACACGATTGGCCAGTTCATTGTCATTTAGCACTGGTGGTGCAACACTTTCTAGAAGTTTAAGTTCAGCGGGCGAACGCCATAGCGAAGCTTACGTTCCACCAGCTCTTTGCGTTCCTAGACGAGCAGAAACATTTGCTggtttcgataataacaaa GAAAGATATCCTGTACGTGAATCAGCGGCGATGAATGTAGGATCATCTCTCCCAAAAGTTGGtgaattttcgaaagaaagtcCCGAGGATAAAGAAAGTTCAGAATTGGACGCGAACAAAGATCAACAATGGACTGCGATACGTTTATCTCATCACGTTTATACTTTGCTTTGTATAATCAGTAATCAAATGACGACAATCGATAGTCTACAAGCGCAATTAGCTGCATGCAAGGAGGGAAGTATGGGAAAATCATCGAATAACAGGCCGAATCCAAATCGTCAATTGGAGGAGTTGAGAAATTTGCAGGATCAGCTTAGCAGGGAAAAGGCAGCGTTTCGTGCTGCTTCTcagcaagaaaaaaatcaattggaAGAGGAACGTGCAGAATTGGCAAGGCAGAGAGAACAATTGGCTGCAGAACAAAGGGACGTTACTCAACAGCGAGATCAATTGTATCGTCGATTGGAGGCGTTGGAACGTCAAGGTTTAAAGGCAGGCTCTACTACGGGTCCAACGACAATTCATTTGTCACACGTGACACAGGCTACAGAAATTGTACAACCACGGAAGTCTCAAGCAGACGCTAAGAGAATACCTATGAATTTAATCAGCGCTACCAATCAACAGAAAGTACAAAGTAATGTTCCTGTGAAGCAACAACTCCCATTGAAGCTCGCAAGTGGaagtaataacaatagcaG GAGCGGAAGTACTGCGAGCCACTATAGTCCGGATCGGCATACTAGAACAGGAAGTAGCCCTGCTATCGTAACCGGATCTACGTTCTCTTCTCCTGAACTCGGCAATAGTCATGGTAATAGTGGCACCACGAGTCAAATACATTCCTCTAATCGATCTCTTCGAAACACACGATCTCCTCCTGAATCGtatcaacaacaacatcaacgAGCGGAACAGCAACAACCTttggaggaggaggtgatCTTTTTCTGA